One region of Populus trichocarpa isolate Nisqually-1 chromosome 4, P.trichocarpa_v4.1, whole genome shotgun sequence genomic DNA includes:
- the LOC18098371 gene encoding cullin-associated NEDD8-dissociated protein 1 produces MANLQMTGILEKMTGKDKDYRYMATSDLLNELNKEGFKADTDLEIKLSNIVLQQLDDVAGDVSGLAVKCLAPLVKKVSEARVVEMTNKLCEKLLHGKDQHRDIASIALKTIASEVTAISLAQSILVTLSPQLIKGITSPGMSTEIKCECLDILCDVLHKFGNLMANDHELLLNALLSQLNSNQATVRKRTVSCIASLASSLSDDLLGKATVEVVRKLRTKGTKPEMIRTNIQMIGALSRAVGYRFGPHLGDTVPVLINYCTSASENDEELREYGLQALESFLLRCPRDIYSYCDEILHLALEYLSYDPNFTDNMEEDTDDESHEEEEDDESENEYTDDEDVSWKVRRAAAKCLAALIVSRPEVLAKLYEEACPKLIDRFKEREENVKMDVFNTFIELLRQTGNVTKGKIDMNESSPRWLLKQEVPKIVKSINRQLREKSIKTKVGAFSVLRELVVVLPDCLSEQIGSLIPGIEKALNDKSSTSNLKIEALTFTRLVLASHSPPVFHPYIKALSSPVLSAVGERYYKVTAEALRVCGELVRVVRPNIQGFGFDFKPYVRPIYNAIMSRLTNQDQDQEVKECAISCMGLVISTFGDNLKTELPVCLPVLVDRMGNEITRLTAVKAFAVIATSPLRIDLSCVLENVIAELTAFLRKANRALRQATLGTLNYLIVAYGDQIGSSAYEVIIVELSTLISDSDLHMAALALELCCTLMTDRKSSPNVGLAVRNKVLPQALTLIKSPLLQGQALLALRNFFAALVYSANTSFDTLLDSLLSSAKPAPQSGGVAKKALHSIAQCVAVLCLAAGDLKCSSTVDMLTEILKDDSSTNSAKQHLALLCLGEIGRRKDLSLHANIETIIIESFQSPFEEIKSAASYALGNIAVSNLSKYLPFILDQIDNQQKKQYLLLHSLKEVIVRQSVDKAEFQDSIVEKILKLLFNHCESDEEGVRNVVAECLGKIALVEPAKLVPALKVRTTSPAAFTRATVVIAVKYSIVERPEKIDEIIYPEISSFLMLIKDHDRHVRRAAILALSTFAHNKPNLIKGLLPELLPLLYDQTIVKQELIRTVDLGPFKHIVDDGLELRKAAFECVDTLLDSCLDQVNPSSFIVPYLKSGLDDHYDVKMPCHLILSKLADKCPSAVLAVLDSLVDPLQKTINFKPKQVAVKQEVDRNEDMIRSALRAIASLNRISGGDCSLKFKNLMSEISKSPTLWDKYYSIRNE; encoded by the exons TCTTGCTCCATTGGTGAAGAAGGTCAGTGAGGCTCGAGTTGTGGAGATGACTAATAAACTATGTGAGAAATTGCTACATGGTAAAGATCAGCATCGTGACATCGCAAGCATTGCTTTGAAGACTATTGCATCTGAAGTCACAGCAATATCTCTGGCTCAGTCTATTCTTGTCACCCTATCTCCACAGTTGATAAAAGGAATAACAAGTCCG GGAATGAGCACGGAGATCAAATGTGAATGTCTTGATATTTTGTGTGATGTTCTTCATAAATTTGGAAATTTGATGGCAAATGATCATGAGTTGCTTTTAAATGCACTTTTGTCCCAATTGAATTCCAATCAAGCCACCGTTAGAAAGAGGACAGTTTCGTGCATTG CATCTCTTGCTTCAAGCTTGTCAGATGATTTATTGGGGAAGGCGACAGTTGAGGTTGTTCGGAAATTGAGAACTAAGGGTACAAAACCTGAGATGATCCGAACAAACATTCAAATGATTGGTGCTTTGAG CCGTGCTGTGGGATATCGATTTGGACCCCATCTCGGAGACACGGTGCCAGTGCTAATTAATTACTGCACAAGTGCATCAGAGAATGATGAGGAGCTTCGTGAATATGGCTTGCAG GCACTGGAAAGTTTTCTGCTCAGATGTCCCAGAGACATTTATTCTTACTGTGATGAAATTCTTCATCTTGCTCTGGAGTACCTAAGTTATGATCCAAACTTTACTGATAACATGGAAGAAGATACTGATGACGAGAGtcatgaggaggaggaggatga TGAGAGTGAAAATGAATATACCGATGATGAAGATGTCAGCTGGAAAGTTCGAAGGGCAGCCGCTAAATGCTTAGCAGCATTAATTGTTTCTCGTCCGGAAGTTCTTGCAAAACTGTATGAGGAG GCCTGTCCTAAATTGATTGATAGATttaaagaaagggaagaaaatgtCAAG ATGGATGTCTTCAATACATTCATTGAGCTACTACGTCAAACTGGAAACGTTACAAAAGGGAAGATTGACATGAATGAATCAAG CCCAAGATGGTTACTGAAGCAAGAAGTGCCAAAGATTGTCAAATCTATAAATAGGCAACTGCGTGAGAAATCCATCAAGACTAAG GTTGGGGCATTTTCAGTGTTGAGAGAACTTGTGGTTGTCTTGCCAGATTGCCTTTCAGAACAGATTGGGTCACTTATTCCAGGAATCGAGAAGGCATTAAAT GACAAATCTTCGACCTCAAATTTGAAGATTGAGGCTCTTACTTTTACAAGATTGGTTCTGGCTTCACATTCACCTCCTGTTTTCCACCCTTATATCAAG GCCCTTTCTAGTCCTGTTTTATCTGCTGTTGGTGAGAGATACTACAAGGTCACAGCAGAGGCCTTAAGAGTATGTGGGGAGCTTGTTCGTGTTGTCCGTCCCAATATCCAg GGCTTTGGTTTTGACTTCAAACCTTATGTTCGTCCAATATATAATGCCATAATGTCACGCTTGACAAACCAAGATCAAGACCAG GAGGTTAAGGAGTGTGCAATATCTTGCATGGGGCTTGTCATTTCAACATTTGGCGATAATCTCAAAACAGAATTACCTGTGTGCCTCCCTGTACTTGTTGATCGTATGGGGAATGAGATAACACGACTTACTGCTGTGAAG GCTTTTGCTGTAATTGCGACTTCTCCTCTTCGGATTGATCTGTCATGTGTCCTGGAGAATGTCATTGCAGAGCTGACTGCATTCCTACGGAAG gctaATCGAGCTTTAAGGCAGGCAACTTTGGGGACACTGAATTATCTAATTGTAGCATATGGTGACCAAATTGGTTCATCTGCTTATGAAGTTATTATCGTGGAACTTTCTACTCTGATAAG TGATTCAGATTTGCACATGGCAGCTCTTGCTCTGGAACTTTGCTGCACCTTAATGACTGACAGGAAATCAAGCCCGAATGTTGGTTTGGCTGTTAGAAATAAAGTTCTTCCTCAGGCACTAACATTAATTAAAAGCCCATTGCTACAGGGTCAAGCCCTGTTG GCTTTACGAAACTTTTTTGCTGCTTTAGTCTATTCTGCAAATACAAGTTTCGACACTTTACTGGACTCGCTCCTTTCAAGTGCCAAGCCAGCTCCACAGTCAGGAGGTGTTGCAAAAAAGGCTTTGCATTCAATAGCCCAATGTGTGGCTGTTCTCTGCCTTGCTGCAGGCGATCTAAAATGTTCATCTACTGTGGACATGCTTACTGAGATTCTTAAAGATGACAGCAGCACCAATTCA GCTAAGCAGCACCTTGCACTGTTATGCCTGGGAGAAATTGGGAGAAGGAAAGATCTGAGCTTGCATGCAAATATAGAAACCATTATTATCGAGTCATTCCAATCCCCTTTCGAAGAGATAAAGTCTGCTGCTTCTTATGCTCTTGGCAATATTGCTGTCAGTAATCTTTCCAAGTACCTACCATTTATCTTGGACCAGATTGATAATCAACAGAAGAAACAGTATCTCCTGCTTCATTCTCTGAAGGAG GTTATAGTAAGACAGTCGGTAGATAAAGCAGAGTTCCAGGATTCCATTGTTGAGAAGATACTTAAATTACTATTTAATCACTGTGAAAGTGACGAAGAGGGCGTCCGGAATGTTGTAGCTGAGTGCCTCGGTAAAATTGCACTCGTTGAACCTGCAAAGCTTGTTCCTGCGCTTAAG GTGAGAACAACGAGTCCAGCTGCCTTCACCAGAGCAACAGTAGTAATTGCTGTAAAATACTCAATAGTTGAGCGACCTGAGAAGATTGATGAGATTATATACCCTGAAATCTCATCTTTTCTTATGCTTATCAAGGATCATGACCGG CATGTCAGGCGTGCAGCTATCTTGGCCTTGAGCACATTTGCTCACAACAAACCTAACCTTATTAAGGGACTCCTTCCTGAATTATTGCCACTTCTCTATGATCAAACAATTGTTAAG CAAGAATTGATACGAACCGTAGATCTTGGGCCTTTCAAGCATATTGTGGATGATGGCCTTGAGTTGAGGAAAGCAGCTTTTGAATGCGTAGACACATTGCTGGACAGTTGTCTTGATCAAGTGAACCCTTCATCTTTCATTGTTCCTTACCTCAAATCAGGCTTGGATG ATCATTATGATGTTAAAATGCCTTGCCATCTTATCCTCTCAAAACTGGCAGATAAGTGTCCATCTGCTGTATTGGCAG TGTTGGACTCATTGGTGGACCCCCTCcaaaaaactatcaattttaAGCCTAAGCAAGTTGCTGTAAAGCAAGAAGTGGATCGTAATGAAGACATGATTCGCAGTGCTCTTCGAGCAATTGCATCCTTGAATCGTATAAG CGGAGGAGATTGCAGCCTTAAATTCAAAAACCTTATGAGTGAAATTTCAAAATCTCCAACCCTCTGGGACAAGTATTATTCCATCCGAAATGAATGA
- the LOC18098370 gene encoding uncharacterized protein LOC18098370, protein MQGEEVSIEELASNLSTYKEQLHQVRQLLVDDPGNSEYVDMEKELIEVIALTEELLETAKQNEISGSHLGTGASASPGYAEPQEADQHEKFPIGSKVQAVWSEDGEWYDATVEDLTPNGYYVTFDGWGNREEVDPDNVRPVEFNALLEAEKVAEATKQAIKRKIAQAASVDFQSRTLPAKLRIEPDDSEDVKAAKRKKIHSFKSKMRFEQLEVAQNKRQNAWQQFQTTKGKTKKVGFFSGRKRESIFKSPDDPNGKVGVTGSGKGLTEFQKREKHLHLKDGSVEIDD, encoded by the exons atgcaaggagaagaagtaaGCATAGAGGAGCTCGCTTCTAATCTCTCCACTTACAAAGAACAGCTTCACCAG GTCAGACAGCTTTTGGTTGATGATCCTGGAAACTCTGAATATGTAGACATGGAGAAGGAGCTTATTGAG GTCATTGCTCTGACAGAAGAACTCCTTGAAACTGCAAAGCAGAATGAGATTTCTGGATCACATCTTGGAACAGGAGCTAGCGCATCTCCTGGTTACGCTGAACCTCAG GAGGCTGATCAACATGAGAAGTTCCCCATCGGTTCAAAAGTTCAAGCTGTATGGAGTGAAGATGGGGAATG GTATGATGCAACGGTTGAGGATCTTACTCCTAATGGATATTATGTAACCTTTGATGGATGGGGAAACAGGGAAGAG GTGGACCCTGACAATGTAAGGCCAGTTGAATTCAATGCCTTACTGGAAGCAGAAAAAGTAGCTGAAGCTACAAAACAAGCTATCAAAAGAAAGATTGCCCAAGCGGCATCTGTTGACTTTCAATCACGAACTTTACCAGCAAAGCTTCGGATAGAACCTGACGACTCAGAGGATGTG AAAGCTGCCAAGCGTAAGAAGATACATTCTTTCAAGTCAAAGATGCGTTTTGAGCAACTTGAAGTCGCACAGAATAAGCGACAGAATGCATGGCAGCAGTTCCAGACAACTAAAGGCAAGACTAAGAAG GTTGGTTTCTTCTCAGGGCGCAAGAGAGAGAGCATTTTCAAATCTCCTGATGATCCCAATGGCAAGGTTGGTGTGACTGGAAGTGGGAAGGGCTTGACAGAGTTCCAGAAGAGGGAAAAGCACTTGCATCTCAAGGATGGAAGCGTTGAGATCGATGATTAG